In Lolium rigidum isolate FL_2022 chromosome 7, APGP_CSIRO_Lrig_0.1, whole genome shotgun sequence, the DNA window tgatcatccaaaccttctatgcaggactaaatttttcttcgcggaatttattaaattcagctgctagaggtacctttatgtccatcactcttggtgaagcaataaagctccttgataatatgatggttaattactctgaatggcacacggaaagagctccacaaggtaagaaggtaaattctgttgaagaatcctcttccttgaatgataaggttgatgctattatgtctatgcttgcgaatgataggactaatgttgatcctaataatgttccattagcttcattggttgcccaagaagaacatgttgatgtaaacttcattaaaaataataatttgaacaacaatgcttatctgaacaattctagtaataactataggccatatccttataataatggtaacggttatgctaattcttatgggaattcttacaacaataataggaatacaccccctggacttgaagctatgcttaaagaatttattagtacacaaaccgcctttaacaaatctgttgaggaaaagctcaataaaattgatattcttgcttctagagttgatagtcttgcctccgatgttgatcttttgaaatcgaaagttatgcctaatagggatattgaaaataaaattgttactacagcaaatgccatccaagttagaattaatgagaatataagattaatggttgaactgcgtgctaggtgggatagagaagaaaatgaaaaactagctaaagaggaaaatgtagctaaagtttggactattaccaccactagaaatgctgattcttcacatgttgctacaccccctactatcaatggtaaaataattggtgtttgcaatgcttctactcctagtgcaaagcgcgcaaaattacctgaaactgctaaaactcgtcGAAACCGtccgtgataaaaccgctgaaattttttccaaccttggggatgataatcccattgctttagattgtaatgatttagattttgatgattgccacatctctgaagttataaagttcttacaaaaacttgctaagagtcccaatgctagcgctgtaaacttggctttcacaaaacatattacaaatgctctcataaaagctagagaagagaaactaaaacttgaaacttctattcctagaaagttagaggatggttgggagcccatcattaaaataagAGTCaacgattttgattgtaatgctttatgtgatcttggtgcaagtatttctgttatgcctaaaaaagtctataatatgcttgacttgccaccattgaaaaactcgttatccggatgttaatctcgccgataatgctaaaaagaaacctttggggagagttgataatgttcatattatggttaacaataaccttgtccccgttgattttgttgtcttggatattgaatacaatgcatcttgccccattatattgggaagaccttttcttcgaaccgttggtgctactattgatatgaaggaaggtaatattaaatatcaatttcctctcaagaaaggtatggaacacttccctagaaagagaatgaagttaccttatgattctattattagaacaaattatgatgttgatgcttcgtctcttgatgttacttgagttacactttcgcgcctagccgaaaggcgttaaaaaaaagcgcttatgggagacaacccatgtttttactacagtatttttgttttatatttgagtcttggaagttgtttactactgtagcaacctctccttatcttagttttgagttttgttgtgccaagtaaagtctttgatagtaaagtaagtactagatttggattactgcgcagttccagcatttctttgctgtcacgaatctgggtctacctccctgtaggtagctcagaaaattaagccaatttacgtgcatgatcctcagatatgtacgcaactttcattcaatttgagcattttcatttgagcaagtctggtggcctaataaaatccatctttacggactgttctgttttgacagattctgtcttttatttcgcattgcctcttttgctatgttggatgaatttctttgatccattaatatccagtagctttatgcaatgtccagaagtgttaagaatgattgtgtcacctctgaacatgttaatttttattatgcactaaccctctaatgagttgtttcgagtttggtgtggaggaagttttcaaggatcaagagaggagtatgatgtaatatgatcaaggagagtgaaagctctaagcttggggatgccctgtggttcacccctgcatattataagaagactcaagcgtctaagcttggggatgcccaaggcatccccttcttcatcaacgacattatcagagttcctcccccgaaactatatttttattccgtcacatcttatgcactttgcttggagcgtcggtttgtttttattttttgttttgtttgaataaaatggatcctagcattcactttatgggagagagacacgctccgctgtagcatatggacaagtatgtccttaggctctactcatagtattcatggcgaagtttcttcttcgttaaattgttatatggttggaattggaaaatactacatgtagtaactctaaaatgtcttggataatttgatacttggcaattgttgtgctcatgtttaagctcttgcatcatatactttgcacccattaatgaagaaacacttagagcttgctaatttggtttgcatatttggtttctctagagtctagataatatctagtattgagttttgaacaacaaggaagacggtgtagattcttataatgtttacaatatgtcttttatgtgagttttgctgcaccgttcatccttttgtttgtttcaaataaccttgctagcctaaaccttgtatcgagagggaatacttctcatgcatccaaaatacttgagccaaccactatgccatttgtgtccaccatacctacctactacatggtatttatccgccattccaaagtaaattgcttgagtgctacctttaaaattccatcattcacctttgcaatatatagctcatgggacaaatagcttaaaaactattgtggtattgaatatgtacttatgcactttatctcttattaagttgcttgttgtgcgataaccatgcttcggggacgccatcaactattctttgttgaatatcatgtgagttgctatgcatgtccgtcttgtctgaagtaagagagatctaccaccttaatggttggagcatgcatattgttagagaagaacattgggccgctaactaaagccatgattcatggtggaagtttcagttttggacatacatactcaatctcatatgagaataataattgttgccacatgcttatgcattaaagaggagtccatcatctgttgtccatgttgtcccggtatggatgtctaagttgagaataatcaaaagcgagaaatccaaaatgcgagctttctccttagacctttgtacaaggcggcatggaggtaccccattgtgacacttggttaaaacatgtgcattgcaaagatccggtagtccgagctaattaggacaaggtgcgggcactattagtatactatgcatgaggcttgcaacttgtaagatataattttcataactcatatgctttattactaccattgacaaaattgtttcatgttttcaaaataaaagctctagcacaaatatagcaatcgatgctttcctctttgaaggaccattctttttacttttatgttgagtcagctcacctatctctctccacctcaagaagcaaacacttgtgtgaactgtgcattgattcctacatacttgcatattgcacttgttatattactctatgttgacaattatctatgagatatacatgttacaagttgaaagcaaccgctgaaacttaatcttcctttgtgttgcttcaatacctttactttgatttattgctttatgagttaactcttatgcaagacttattgatgcttgtcttgaagtactattcatgaaaagtctttgctttatgattcacttgtttactcatgtcattaccattgttttgatcgctgcattcattacatatgtttacaaatagtatgatcaaggttatgatggcatgtcacttcagaaattatctttgttaccgttttacctgctcgggacgagcagaactaagcttggggatgcttgaaacgtctccgacgtatcgataatttcttatgttctatgtcatattattgttgatacctacatgttttatgcacactttatgtcatattcgtgcattttctggaactaacctattaacaagatgccgaagtgccgcttgtcgttttctcgtcgtttttggtttcgtaaatcctagtaacgaaatattctcggaattggacgaaacaaagacccggggtcctattttgccacgaaccttccggaagaccgaagagcatacgaagtggggccacgaggtggccggaccacaaggcggcgcggccaaggaggggcccgcgccgccctatggtgtgggcccctcgtcgcccccgactcgcccttccgcctacttaaagcctccgtcgcgaaaccccgatgcgaaaaaccacgatacggaaaaccttccgcagacgccgccgccgccaatcccatctcgggggattctggagatctcctccggcaccccgccggagaggggattcatctcccggaggactctacaccgccatggtcgcctccggagtgatgagtgagtagttcacccctggactatgggtccatagcagtagctagatggttgtcttctcctcattgtgcttcattgttggatcttgtgagctgcctaacatgatcaagatcatctatccgtaatactctatgttgtgtttgtcgggatccgatggatagagaataccatgttatgttaattatcaagttattgcatatgtgttgtttatgatcttgcatgctctccgttattagtagaggctcggccaagtttttactcttaactccaagagggagtatttatgctcgatagtgggttcatgctcgcattgacacctgggacgatgcgatgaaagttctaaggttgtgttgtgctgttggcactagggataaaacattgatgctatgtccgaggatgtagttattgattaaattacgcaccatacttaatgcaattgtctgttgctttgcaacttaatactggaaggggttcggatgataacctgaaggtggactttttaggcatagatgcagttggatggcggtctatgtactttgtcgtaatgcccaattaaatctcattgtacttatcatgacatgtatgtgcattgttatgccctctctatttgtcaattgcccgacggtAATTTGgtgacccaacatgcttttatcttatgggagagacacctctagtgaactgtggaccccggtccattctttaatactgaaatacaaatctgctgcaatactcgtttttactgttttctctgcaaacaatcatcttccacataatacggttaatcctttgttacagcaagccggtgagattgacaacctcactatttcgttggggcaaagtactttggttgtgttgtgcaggttccacgttggcgccggaatctctggtgttgcgccgcactacatcccgccgccatcaaccttcaacgtgcttcttggctcctcctggttcgataaaccttggtttctttctgagggaaaacttgcagctgtgcgcatcataccttcctcttggggttcccaacgaacgtgtgaaatacacgccatcagacttCAGAgatttctttctttttattcgAAGGCACATCAAGTTTCTTCCGACGATATTATCACCTCATTGAGTAGGTTTTCCGTTTACCGGTGGCAACAATAACAATTGAAAGGCATTTCCCGGCGAAAAAATATCATCAAAATTGAGTTACACATTGAGCGGGTGATATTCAAAAGTCTTGATCAATAGAATAACATGATATTTTCAAGAAAAGAGGTACGCTTTGCCATTGAGTTGGCATTATTGATATGTTtgtaggttctacttataatcaaatATATTTCTACTTTTACTGTTCTTGCTGATTTTGTTATATAGTATGAGACTATTTTGCTTTTTTGCATCATTTTCTAAGAGTTCATCCTACCCTAGATTATTTCCATCCTTCGCCACTCAAGGTATCTCCAAAAGACCAACCCAAATAGGACACAAAAAGTGTCTGATTTGATTCATTTGGGTGAATCCAACGTGAGCTCATTTTCCGCATCATAATATTGGATTCAAAATTGCTATAGATAAGAGGCCAAAAAAGCGAAAAAGGAACATCAAATAATCGAAGCTAGTTATACTAAATGAAATCCCTAGTTAGGATTTGCTTCGCCCATGGCATACGTggatcttcctcgtcatcatctatGTGATGACCACCTGCAACCAAGGCGGCGTAGGAGCAGCAGGCCAAGGCGTAGGCGTTGGCCCTTCTTTCGTGGCCATCGTCATGACCGACAATAGGGGAGGTAGCTAGGGTTCGGGGACTATAGTGGGGATGGGAACGTGGCGATGAGCATCAACAAGGACTACCACACCGAAATCGAGGAGACGGTGGGTCATGGGGTGGGTGCGAGAGTCTGTGAGTGGCACACCATTGTGCCACATTTTTACTGTTCTCTTAATCGCGTAGACTGAAACCAGCTCAATTAGTGATCTACCGTTTGTATCGCGTCGATGAAGACGAGGGCGGCAGCGTGCCGTCAGCTCACTTCAATGCTCCTAGTCTTTGCTAGGTGGTTTAAAGgtctatttgtaattttttttattatttatGCTGTTAATGTTAATGATGATTAAGCGTATTTTCCCGGAAAAAAAATCACCCACCGCTGCACACACTGTGTTGCGCGCGCAGAGGATGTGGAGGACAACGGCAAGATAAAATCCTGGGCCACCATGATCCGACGTTTGCAAATGGAATCGAGCGATTGGCTACGGCTCGTCGTCCCCTCGCCACCACCAGTCCGCTCCCCTTCACAGCTTCACTCCCTCTCCACAAACTCCGAGCCCCAAAGTTCTAGAAGCAACGAAGCTTAACTAAGAGCTCCTCTCGGCCACAGCTCCACTTGCCCAACACATTCTCCTACCGCGAGCGAGCTCGGAGCAGTCGCCCATGGCGCTCCTCtcggccacctccgccgccaagACGCACCTCTTCTGCTGCCACGACGAGCACCCGGCGCCGCACCAGAGCGCCGGCGGCCTCCTCTTATCGGCCCCGCAGCGGCcgagggcggcgcgcggcgcgaGGCTGGTGGCCGCGAACGCCGCGTCCGTCGCGGAGGCCGCGCCGTCGGGGACGCCGTCGGGGCCGGCGAGCGGCAGGAAGCCGCGCGTGCTGGTGgcgggcggcggcatcggcggtcTGGTGTTCGCGCTGGCGGCGCGGCGTAAGGGGTACGAGGTGACGGTGTTCGAGCGGGACATCAGCGCGGTGCGCGGGGAGGGGCAGTACCGCGGGCCCATCCAGATCCAGAGCAACGCGCTGGCGGCGCTGGAGGCCATCGACATGTCCGTCGCCGAGGAGGTCATGCGCCAGGGCTGCGTCACCGGCGACCGCATCAACGGCCTCGTCGACGGCATCTCCGGCTCATGGTAACACTAACAACCCGCCGTGCTTGcttcctcgctcgctcgctctccCCTGCTGCCCTGCTCTGCTTCAGTAGCTCGCTGTGTACTGATGCTGAACGGAACTGCCAGTGAGCTTGCTGCTCACTTGACACTTCAGTAAACAGTTAGTAATACGTAACGTGCGTCACCAAATCGAATAATTACTCTGCCGATCCCACGAAAACATGTCCGTTTCCCCGTCTGGGTGCCCCGACACCGCGCCGCCCCACCCGGCAGggcaaaagagaaaaaaaatggaGTCCCGACAGAGCTGCTTGTATAATTGGTTGACCACCCTCACGCGCGGCCGCTTTCCATTCGCCCGCCCGGCCCCGGTGCTCCCACCACCGGCGAGCAGCCAGCGGCCGCCACGTCGCCGACCGCCCAAACGCACCGAGGCACCACCAATCCTCGAGTGCACTCGTCCCCCATCACCACCGGTCCCGGCCGACAGCGACGTGCACCGCCGACTTCAGCTCCGCTTCCGTGCTCGAGCATCGTGTCTTGAAACTGCCGTACAGGTACAAGCCCCCTCGCGCCCAATGAAACCATTTCTGGGCGCGTTCGCGAGTACCGGAGCAACCCCTGCCACCCCCATGTGTCTCTTCTTGGCTCGTTGCCGCCGGCCCCATCCCGATCCCCAGCCTAGCCTGCCTGCCGagaagatctttctcttcatgtaGAAAAGCCAGCCTCCCTGCCTGCGAAAAGCTCCTGCTACATTTGCAGCTCCTGCGCATGTCCGCTGAGTTGACCGACTCTGCAGAGGAGAGCCAGTACCGACCGGCAGCAAGAACTCTCTGCTCAGCTCAAGCTTAGCTCTCACTCCTGCTCCAGCCTGCTTCTCCCGCCGAGACAAGCTCCACTTCCACTTCCACTGTCTGCCATgccaagctccagctgcacgcGCGCATCTCCCACGGCGATCTCCGccccctccgcctcctcgcgaacTGCCCGGGCAACCGCACTCCACTGCCCATGCGCGCCGCGTGGGCACCGGCTGCGCCTGTCTGGCCCCACGAGGTGCGCCGGGGACCAGGCCGTCCACGCGGCAATGCCCGCGCCGGCGGCAGCGCCGGACCGCAAGCCGCGCGTGCTGGTcgccggcggcgggatcggcgGTCTGGTCTTCGCGCTCGCGGCCAGGCGCAAGGGCTTCGAGGTGCTCGTGCTGGAGCGGGACGTCAGCGCCGTCCGCGGGGAGGGCAGGTACCGCGGACCCATCCAGCTGCAGAGCAACGCGCTCGCGGTGCTCGAGGCCGTCGACATGCCCGCCGCCGACGAGATCATGGACGCCGGGTGCGTCACCGGCAACCGCGTCAACGGGATCGTCGACGGCGTCACTGGCTCCTGGTATAGTAATTAGTTTAAGTGTCAAAAGTCGTTTTAGTGACACAGGCGGCTGCTTTAGTATATGATGAATCGTTTGCTTGCGCGTTTCGCCTAGAAATGTTGGAATTTCTCCTTGGCCCTTTTTTTAAAATTTGCTGTGGAATTCAGCGTGAGAAGACTTTGTTTCACCTACGGTAACGGCACTTGGTACACCCGGATCGGTACATCATAGCAGCCCAAGATAGAAGAACCGTTATTCATAGACATACAGTGTCAACGCTAGCAACACAATTCAATGTTGCTTACCTGTTGATGTCGATTTGTGCAACCAAACAAGTACATGCGTGCGCTTACTGTACTGCATTCTTTTTATTTGCTTGTCGATCAGAGTTCATTTGCCGGAGGCATCCGTTTGACCAAGCCATGTTTGTTTTCAGGTACATCAAGTTTGATACCTTCACCCCTGCAGCCGAGAGAGGGCTCCCAGTCACAAGGGTTGTTAGCCGCATGTTGCTGCAGGAGATTCTTGCCCGCGCAGTCGGCGATGATGCCATAATGAACGATTGCCATGTAGTTGATTTTACAGACGATGGCGACAAGGTGAATAAACAGATGGATTTCACGTTCATCTCACTAGATAACTGGATCACAATGCTATGGAGATCTTTAATGTTTGTATCATTTACCCGAGGAAGTGCAGGTTACTGCCATACTAGAGGATGGGCGGAAATTTGAAGGTGATCTTTTGGTTGGTGCAGATGGCATACGGTCAAAGGTAAATGTAGTTACCTGCCTTGTCAAAAACAGGAGCAAAGTTGACCAGATTGAGGTTTTCTTAGTTGAGATTGTCTTCAACTGATAGGTGAGGAAGTCGCTTTTCGGGGAAACGGACGCATCTTATTCAGAATACACTTGCTACACTGGAATTGCGGACTTTGTGCCTCCTGATATTGACACAGTTGGGTATGTAACTAGATCCACCAATGAGTACTCTTGTTTTCTCCCTGTTGGGAAATGCTAAcgccctcatcttcttcctctgttgAAGGTACCGTGTGTTTCTTGGTCACAAACAATATTTCGTCTCTTCAGATGTTGGTGCTGGTAAAATGCAGTGGTATGCATTTCACAAAGAACCTGCTGGTGGTACTGATCCTGAAAATGGTGAGTGCCCAGAGTGAAGCTTTTCCTAAGTCAGTTAAATGAAACCTCCCTCATCATAAGTTACAATGCAAATGAGGGAAATATAGCTGATATGCCTTGCCTTTTATCTTGACAGGTAAAAAGAAAAGATTGCTCGAGTTATTTAGCGGTTGGTGCGATAATGTCATAGATCTGCTAAACGCAACCGATGAGGAAGCAATTCTTCGCCGGGATATCTATGACCGACCGCCTACTATCAACTGGGGTAAAGGTCGTGTCACCTTGCTTGGTGACTCTGTCCATGCTATGCAGCCAAATCTGGGTCAAGGTGGTTGCATGGCTATTGAGGTACAGAATTACTTACTTAGCCATGGCTACGATATCATTGTCAGTATGAGCAAATCAGCATGGTGTATGGGTGATCAGTAATGACTTTTGTCACTTGTTTTTATAGGATGGTTACCAACTGGCTGTAGAGCTTGAGAAGGCCTGGGAGGAGAGTGTCAAGTCTAGAACTCCCGTGGATGTTGTTTCCTCCTTGAGAAGGTAACTATTTATTTCCTTGTGTTGTAACATGTTGATATTATTTAGATGGTATTGCTTTTAGCTTTGACTGAATATTCCAAAGCCGTCCTATTATTATGTTTAGCTTTTCAGTTTAGTCCTTACTAGGTTGACTGATGGGCACAATATTCGTTTGAATGTTTGGATGCAGTTATGAGAAGGAGAGAAGGCTACGTGTTGCTATTATTCATGGATTGGCAAGAATGGCTGCAATCATGGCTACCACCTACAGACCATATCTGGGTGTTGGTCTGGGACCGTTGTCGGTACGTCAAGAATCACACAGTTTTTTTACTTGTGAACACTTTAAGTTGGTTGTTTCGTCTGTCAGACAAAATAAAATTGTTGAGTATGTCACCCATGATTTTATTGGATTCATGAAACAGGGTTTAAAATTAAATTTCCGGCATCATAAGAGTATTACCGAAAAATGCAGACTAAATTTCTATATATTGATATGTGTTACATGTAGTTTTTGACATCGTTGAGGATACCACATCCTGGAAGAGTTGGCGGAAGATTCTTCATCAAGTTTGGAATGCCTTTGATGCTGAGCTGGATTTTAGGTGGCAACAGGTGATTATCTTGAGCTATAACACTGTTTCATTTTGATCTCCTATATATAAATTAATACATTGTATTTTTAATGAAATCTGTAAATAGTACTTGATCTTTCTTAGTGTTTGACGCGTCACTACACACAAAAATCTTCCCAGTTGTTTCTTCTTAATCTCCATCTATCGATCATTATGGAAATGGGAAATAAAATTTGTATTTGATATACAGCTCAAAACTAGAGGGAAGACCATTAAGTTGCCGGCTTTCCGACAAGGTATGCTCATAAAAGACATGTAAATATAAAAATGGAAATTATGTGACCATTCCTGACATTTAGCATCAACTGTAGGCAAACGACCAGCTTGATCAATGGTTTCAGGATGATGATGCATTGGAACAAGCAATGGGTGGAGAGTACGTTCATTGCCTATCCTCTAGTTCCAATTTTGAGTCAATATGTTCCGTTAACTCCTCTCAGCAACTTTGAAAGTAGTTATCTGAGTAACACTATCCACAGGTGGTTTCTCTTCCCTATGAGCTCTGGCGACAAATCCCTCTCGCAGCCCATTCGTTTGATCAGGGACGAACAGAGGACACTCTCTATTGGGTAGGTCTACATAGCAAAAACGTTCCTCTTTATAACACACCTTTTTCTTCGAGGCATTGTGGAATAAAACAATTGTATGTTTTCTTTTCGCAGAAGCCGACCAGATCCCAGCAATTCTGGTTCTTCCTTGTCGTTGCCTTTGCCACAAGTAAGTAATCAAAACAATGTCGCAAATTATTAGCGGAATGCGTTTCGTGCTTGAATCATACTACATGCCCTGTCTTCATGGCTGCACTCCACAACTTTCAGCTCAGCTTACGAATAGTTGAATTTCCTTTTGTCCATAAACTTGTGAACTTTCCTTTGATCTGTTGAACTTCCTTGCAGGTATCAGAAATCCATGCCACTATCACATGCAAGAATAAGGCCTTCTATTTGACTGATCTTGGAAGTGAGCACGGTACATGGTTTAACGAGTAAGTTCTGAAAGCTGCCTGATTCTATTCCCTTGCGCCACAACTTGAATATTTACATGTAAAATTAACTCATTTCCATGTGGACTCTGCAGCAATGAAGGTAGACGTTACCGCTTACCTCCAAACTTTCCAGTTCGATTCCACCCCTCAGATGCCATTGAGTTCGGTTCAGACAAGAAGGTAGCCAGCCTTGCTCCTCTCGTCGCCTCTCCGCTCTTTTTCTCTAACTTATCTTTCATCTGGCTGATGATCCAACTGATGGCCAACTATCATAAAAATGCCCATTTCTGAATTCAGAACCCTGACACGATTTGTGCAAACTTGCAGGCAATGTTCCGGGTGAAGGTGCTGAACACTCTCCCATACGAATCCGCGAGGGGAGGTGGGGAAGTTCTGCAGGCAGCATGAATGGAGACTCCAGCGAGCCCCTGTCATTAGCCCCTGTACAGCATTCAGTAAACAGCCGACATTGCATCGCAGAAAGGAGATAGCTGCCACTGCCAAGGAAAGAAAATTGATTGTAAATTTTTGCACTTCATCCAGATATCCCATACAGGATTTTGAATAGCTTCTGACAAAAAAACTACGTTGCAGTTCTACGTAAAAGAACTGAGGTGTACAATAGGGATAGGCAAGTTTAGCTGTTGCCACTGTAATGTACATTGTTTGCGCTGTTAGCACATGTTCATATTGCAGATAAAAGACACGTTAATATTGTATCATCAAGGCGAAGGTAATTACAGGATGCACATAATTTCCCAGTGGACTCTTAGAACTTGTGCAGTACTTACGCTTGAGAGTTGAGACGATGTTGAACCAAGGAGCTAACTGAGAAAGAAATAATCTTCAGCAGTTTAACCTCCGGATCATAGCAGCGAATCGCAGCCACGCAGTGGTCTCCGACTCGCCTACCGTGAAACTTCGCTGCGGCGGTGGTCGCCGTCGAGGTGAGGGGATCTGCGGAGCAACTTCTCGACAGTCCCCCCATCACAGTAGGATTCCACAGCCGTTGGATCATCCATCTTCGGCCCAGATTTACGCGGGGTAGACATTACCCCGCCGGTACACGCCAAGAGTGAGGTGTTCGCCCTCGGCAATGTCAAaccccgccgcggccgccggcgaaGGCGGCCGCCGTGAGACCCTAGCCAAGGTCTCGCTCTCGTCGGCCTCGGCCGCTGTGGCGGAGATT includes these proteins:
- the LOC124676718 gene encoding zeaxanthin epoxidase, chloroplastic-like, which codes for MALLSATSAAKTHLFCCHDEHPAPHQSAGGLLLSAPQRPRAARGARLVAANAASVAEAAPSGTPSGPASGRKPRVLVAGGGIGGLVFALAARRKGYEVTVFERDISAVRGEGQYRGPIQIQSNALAALEAIDMSVAEEVMRQGCVTGDRINGLVDGISGSWYIKFDTFTPAAERGLPVTRVVSRMLLQEILARAVGDDAIMNDCHVVDFTDDGDKVTAILEDGRKFEGDLLVGADGIRSKVRKSLFGETDASYSEYTCYTGIADFVPPDIDTVGYRVFLGHKQYFVSSDVGAGKMQWYAFHKEPAGGTDPENGKKKRLLELFSGWCDNVIDLLNATDEEAILRRDIYDRPPTINWGKGRVTLLGDSVHAMQPNLGQGGCMAIEDGYQLAVELEKAWEESVKSRTPVDVVSSLRSYEKERRLRVAIIHGLARMAAIMATTYRPYLGVGLGPLSFLTSLRIPHPGRVGGRFFIKFGMPLMLSWILGGNSSKLEGRPLSCRLSDKANDQLDQWFQDDDALEQAMGGEWFLFPMSSGDKSLSQPIRLIRDEQRTLSIGSRPDPSNSGSSLSLPLPQVSEIHATITCKNKAFYLTDLGSEHGTWFNDNEGRRYRLPPNFPVRFHPSDAIEFGSDKKAMFRVKVLNTLPYESARGGGEVLQAA